The Branchiostoma floridae strain S238N-H82 chromosome 12, Bfl_VNyyK, whole genome shotgun sequence genome segment TTGTCACCAGATTTTATTGTTGCAATACATCTCATTCAGTGTTTAACAGAAAAGATACCATCAGACATGTTTCTCATAATGAATGACAGGCAGTAAACATTAAGAACAAGGAATATGCATACTTTGAATCCAAATTCAGTATCACTAGTCAAACATGCAAATACCCGTGACGTCTGTTTCcaacaacaaataaaggttTCATACTTTTAGATATTCttctttacctttgccaattCAGCAAAACAGATGTCGGCTTTCCTGTCATCACCAAGATTTCTCCAAGCGGTACCCAAGTTCTGCAGTGAACAGATAATGTGTGGGTGCGCAGTGTTctcagtagtatagtagggacagAATGAGTCCCATTATTCAGGCGCAAGcaggcgcaggtcaaaggtcatcgcctgctgatattatttattcaggcgcaggttagaggtcagatataatttattcaggcggagcaggtcaggggtcagatataatgtattcaggcgcaggtcaggggtcagatataatgtattcaggcgcaaggtaactatgacagCCCCACCCCACaccaaatgaacctccccctctCTAATCGTGaaagacatgcccttatttggcctggttctaaGGCTCGTATAAAATAAAGATGACAATGACTGTTTGATTTTTCTATTCTTTTATTCTctactttcaaaagtcagcatccaacgtgaacttctgctgttcagaggaggacatcACGCCCATCTTCTGGTACTCCCCCACCCtcttctcaaagaagttggtctttccctccagagaaatgttctccatgaagtcaaaggggttctcgctgttgtaaagcttactgcacatgagttcccccagcagcctatctgcgacaaactcgatgtactgtttcatcaggtcttgattcatcccaatcaGCCTCACGGGAAGAGcttccgtcaggaactcttgcTCAATCTTAACAGCATCGTCAATAATCTGGTGAATGCGCTCCTCACTGGGCTTATTGATCAGATAGCTGACCATAAGACAGGCAAAGTCGGCGTGTAGACCCTCGTCTCTACTGATCAGCTCATTAGAGAAAGTCAGCCCCGGCATAAGTCCTCTTTTCCTTAACCAGAAAATTGCTGCGAAGGCCCCGGAGAAAAATATCCCTTCCACAGCGGCAAACGCAACCACACGATCCCCAAAAGTGCTTTTCTCGTCTCCGGTCCACTTTAGGGCCCAGTCAGCTTTCTTCTTTACACAAGGTATGGTCTCAATCGCACTGAACAGATGCTCTCTTTCATGCGGATCCTTCACGTAGGTGTCGATTAAGAGGCTGTACATTTCAGAATGGATGTTCTCAATGGCAATCTGGAAGCCATAGAAGCACCTCACCTCAGGCACCTGCACCTCTTTGGTGAATCTCTCAACCAGATTTTCATTCACGATACCGTCACTAGCTGCAAAGAATGCCAGGACGTGTTTGATGAAGTGTTTTTCGTTGTCATTCAGACTCTCCCAATGCTCTAAGTCCTTAGACAGATCAACTTCATCCGTTGTCCAGAATGATGCTACGGCCTTCTTGTACATGCGCCAGATGTCGTGGTACTGGATGGGAAAAATGACGAAGCGTCTGGAGTTTTCACGCAGTAGGGGCTCACACGGCTTCTCTCGGTCTACAGAGACCTTAAGTACGGACAGCTGGTTAGACTTCGGTGGCTGCGCTGGAAGCATCTTGCGGCGGTTCTGTTAGCAGAACGAAACGTTCGAGAGGAAGACCTTTTATCTTGTCTGTCAccatatatttgcatatttacaTTTGCATCAGACGAGTCGGTACTCTGATTGGTCCAGATATACGGAGTTTAGGGGGATATGTAATTCCTTAGCTCAAGTCGGGGTGAAACAGAGGTCAGGCTGAACTTTTGACCcaccaaggtaactatgacaacccGCCCTATTGTTCCCCGCTGGCCGCGGAACCTAGTTGCCCGCGCTGAACAACGCCAGATGGCCCATTGTTCTTGTGTGGGTAGGAAACAATAGACGCCGCGGCTTGGTATGCACACGGCTGGCTTGGACAGACCTAACGGTAACCTTCAGGGAGAGGTCGTACAGAGAAATACAGTGACCACCCTGCATGttgtaccaaggagtttttaTCAGTAAGCGCTGGCCGGACACAACGTTATCGGACATACATGGCCAGCCCTAACTCCTGGGAATCGAGGAGGTAAGAAGAAAACGAAAAACCTTTATCAACAAGCTGAACAGGGTTCTTGGCCAAACGTTACGTGGGCTAAAGTGCGCCCGTTTTCAAATGCAAATCGGCCTCTGGCCCCTAGTTGACCCCGCTGGCCCCGGCCCTTGGTGGTCGCGCTGAAGAACGCCAGATGGTGGCATTGTTCTTGTGTGGGTAggaaacaatgaatgaatgaatgacctttattgtacatttgtgctcaaacaagctaagtacaggtcgtagcgctagtgataaggtacaattttgacaaaaaggtatcttatcatctctacatatgctattacatgctagtatgtacaagttcaacttcttctcgcttcttaaaacagttataaacataaggacagatggaatcaataatgaatggtttatctagttgcatgagaaatatgaatttttccgtaGTATTCAAGAATCGGAAATTAGgaaacatatgttgtatattttcaaagaggacgtttctttcgttgttgtataaagtacagtcaacaataaagtgacactcatcctctatcttattcaagttacaatattggcagattctttcttccagaggaatgtggttatgtcggcctttttcaatgtggagtctgtgtgaactaatgcggagctttgtgatggctgttctgtgccgaatgtttgcaatccttaagtatttctcgtcgttgtaagtagtcttaagtaatctgtatgttcgtaatttgttgtttttgcgcaTTTCTGTCACGAAAGATTGaaggtacatatcttttaaacgttggtcGATGGATGGAATTATTTGCGATGGATTTAGGACAGATGACATGGGAGAATGCCAGACATAGccaaaaccacattcctctagCGTCTTGCGGACTCCAGAAGCCCAGCATTTAGCGCCTAATGTGTCTAGCTCAAGTTGGCACAAAAGGGCGTCTGCAGACAGActatcagctggcacgttctggCGTACTCTAATATACTGTTTGATGGCGTTAAGGGATGCTTCTAGTTTAAGAGGGTGTCTTCCCAGTTCTGCCATTACGGCCAGGTTACAGGCGGATCTGGGGACATTCAAtgattgtttacaaaattttaaaTGGATAGTTTCAATTGGGGATGATTTTGgagttttgaatgaaccccaTATTTCCGAACCATACAACAAAATAGGTTTCACACATGTGTCAAATAGTTTGCTTCTTATGGATATAGAAGCGTCGGCTTTGCCAAGGGACTGGTTGATTCCATAGAGGGCTCTCAGGCCTTTGCTGTGtagatatttgttatttgccttgaacgtgccagctgaATTTACAACAATGCCCAGATAACaataatttgtaacaatttctactacatgtcTGTTATATAGAAAAAGGCAGTCTTTTGGTAGGCGGCCACCTTTCGTAAATACAatgactttagttttctttagattAACATTTAACTTCCATGATTCACAATAATTTTCTAATCTACTTAGAGAAGTTTGCAGACCCTGTTGAGATTCAGACAAAAGTACCAGGTCATCTGcatataataaacatgacaCTTTCTTATTGTGCAATATAGGAGGGTTACAGAAATGGTCATTAAACATATCTGGTAAATcacttatgaataaattaaacaaagttggactaagattacagccttgtcgaaccccacAGTTAGTTACAAAAGTATCGGTAAGACCGTGGCTAGTTTTAAcacaatttgttgttttggaatacatgtcttttatagTGAGTAGAAATTTCCCCCCTAATCCAAGTTTATTTAATTTCAGTAAAAGGCCTTCTCTCCAAACCGAGTCAAACGCCTtgctaaaatctacaaaacaggCATAAAGTCGTGCGTTTTTGCTCAGATATTTACTGACTAAGGTGGATAATACGAAAAGGTTGTCAGTTGTTCTAAAGTTCTTtctaaaaccggcctgttgtggtttgaaaaggctgtaaTGTTCTGCATAATTAACAAGACGGGTATTCAAAATAGATGAGAATAGTTTTCCCAGACAACTAATTATTGAGATTCCCCGATAGTTGTCTGGGACAGAAGTGTCCCCGGATTTATGAATAGGTACAATATGACTTAGGGACCATTCTTTAGGGAAGTAACTATTTTGTAGACAGGAATTGAAAAGATGTAGAAGTGGTTTCTTTAGAATATGTCTTCcacattttaacatttcattattgATCATGTCGCCACTGCtagattttttgtttttttaaatttgataaAGCGGTGTCCAATTCTTTCTCAGTTATAAGGGAGTCTAATATGGAGTTCTCCATTGAGGTTGTATTTGAAAGGGATGAAGTGTCTACGGTTTCGGTGGTTGAAGCATCTATGTTACAGAAACCATTTAATAAATGTTTGTCCAGGTTACTAAAGTGCTGTAGCCAGTCCTCCTCTGATATTTGGCTACTCCCAGACACTTTCTCTGGTTTCAACTTGTTCAATAAGTTCCAGAACGCAGTCGGGTTTCTTTCTCTGAGTGAAGATAGTTGGTTCATTATTTGTTGGTGGAAGTcacgttttttcttttttaccagttttttgtagtCTTTTCTCGTTTTAAAGAACCGTCCTCTTATTTCTGGGTTAGATGGATGTTTTTCAAGCAATGTTGCCAGGTTTTTTATTTCACGTTTCATTTGTATGCAGGTTTTATCGAACcaccttttgttttgttttttccgtGGATGTTTTCTTTGTCCTTTCAAACTCAAACAATTGTGACCAACATCTATTAATAATGAGCTAAATTTGGAGACAATGTTTTCTATTTGGGCTGGAGCGGTCGCATTAGTAATGTTTTCGAGTGAAATGGTTTGTAATCTTTGTAAGATGTTAGGTTGACTTAGAGAATGCAGAAAACTGTGAGCTGATTTTTCGTTCCAGTTAAATCGATTTGGCGATGGTTTTACATTAGTGGTTCTACGATTTTCTTGGACATTGTGATGGGCAGATTTTGAGTGAATGAGTACTGACAGCATGCAATGGTCAGAGAATATGGTTAATGGAATTACACGAAACgttaaaatgtgttttaagAAGGGCTGACTAGAAATGATATAATCTACAGTGCTGCTGCCTTTCGGTTGATGACAGGTGAACTTTCCCTGTAGATCGCCAGCTATCCTACCGTTTAATATGGACAGGTTAGCTTGGATGCATAGGTCACAGATTAGTCTGCcaaatttgtttggtggtgCTTTATCCATATGTTGTCTATCTGAGTGGTGTTTTGAATTTACAAATTGATTCTTGTCATCTTCAATGTCGCAGTCTACGTAATCTCGTAGATTACCAAGACGAGCGTTTAAATCCCCCCCGAGAAGTAAGAATCCCTGTGTGCTGTATTGAGAAATCTCGTTTTCCAAAATGTCTAATACATGGTTATCAGAGTTTTTGTGTGTGGTGGATGAGCTCGGGCTTATATAAACAGAACAGATGAATAAGTCTTTTGATAATCCTAATAATTCGCGATCTATTCTCACCCAAAGTATATCAGAGGACTTAGACGGAAGTTTCCTCACATGAT includes the following:
- the LOC118426915 gene encoding ribonucleoside-diphosphate reductase small chain-like, with protein sequence MLPAQPPKSNQLSVLKVSVDREKPCEPLLRENSRRFVIFPIQYHDIWRMYKKAVASFWTTDEVDLSKDLEHWESLNDNEKHFIKHVLAFFAASDGIVNENLVERFTKEVQVPEVRCFYGFQIAIENIHSEMYSLLIDTYVKDPHEREHLFSAIETIPCVKKKADWALKWTGDEKSTFGDRVVAFAAVEGIFFSGAFAAIFWLRKRGLMPGLTFSNELISRDEGLHADFACLMVSYLINKPSEERIHQIIDDAVKIEQEFLTEALPVRLIGMNQDLMKQYIEFVADRLLGELMCSKLYNSENPFDFMENISLEGKTNFFEKRVGEYQKMGVMSSSEQQKFTLDADF